The DNA region AAGAATGCGTCGCAATTAGCTCGATTCACAGAATCTAAGTATCTGGCGGCTACAATTGAACCCTGTTCAATTGTAGCCGCCAGGCGCGGAAGCTAGGCAATCCCCTCTGCTTATACCGGCACGGAAACCGTGCTTGATTTAATAGTGAAAGACCACAGGAGACCTTTATGAGCAAAAGTGCAGTCAGCGGCACTGTGACCACGCCGCAACTGAAAACTCGTCAGCGCTGGGGCGGCCAAGACCTTTCGCTGATCGCGGTTTTTGCTGCCCTTTTAGTAGTGAGCGCGGTCGTACCGCCAATTCAGATCGGCAACGTCCTGAGTGTTCCACTAACTTTGCAAACCCTAGTCGTCACACTAACCGGCTTACTGCTGGGTGCCAGCAGAGCCTTTGCGGCCGTGGGGTTGTACACCCTGCTGGGTTTACTAGGCCTGCCCATCTTCTCGGGCTTTCGCGGCGGTCTAGCAGTTCTGGTTGGACCAGGCGCCGGCTATCTGCTGAGCTTCCCCTTTGCCTCGGCATTGGTCGGCGCGATTGCGGCATTGATCCTCCGGCGCGGCCTGCGCCAACGTGCGCTTTGGTTTAGCGTCGCAGGCTTGGCTGGGATGGTCTTGAATCATTTGCTTGGCATCATCGGTATGGCGATTAACGGAAAATTGGCTTTCGACGTCGCAGTGCTCACTGATCTGCGCTTCGTCCCAGGAGACATCCTTAAGATTGTGCTGGCCGTGATCATTGCACTCAGCTTGCATCGGGCATTCCCGAACCTGATACGCCGTCGCTAATGACCATCGAACTAACCGGCGTCAGCGTCCGTGTCCCAGCCGTCGAAAGTCAACGCGGCCCAGGTGGCAGCGCGAATGAAATTGAGTTGCTCGCTGAAATTTCCTTGAGTTTGCCGCAGCAACGAGTATCAGTCATCGGCGCCAATGGATCTGGAAAATCAACGCTTCTTCGACTGTTCAACGGTTTGATTCATCCCACATCTGGCACGGTAAGCGTCAATGGTTTAGATACTGTCCGCGAAGGTCCAGCGGTGCGGCGGCGGGTTGGCTTCATGTTCACCGACCCACTCTCCCAGCTGGTGATGCCGACCGCTCTGGAAGACATTGAACTTTCGCTTCGACGTAAACATCCCGGTAAGGCTGACCGCCGCGCCGCCGCGGAGGCTTGGCTGGATCGGTTTGGTCTCAGCGCACTCGGCGATCAAAGCGTGTACTCGCTTTCTGGCGGTGAGCGCCAACTCGTTGCGCTCGCCAGCGTGCTCGCCGTCGAGCCGGAAATTCTGGTCTTAGACGAACCGACGACGCTGTTAGACCTGGCAAATACTTATCGGTTACGTCAGCTTTTGGCAGCTTTAGATCTCCAAATCGTCATGGCCACCCATGATCTAGAACTCGCGGCCGAAGCAGACCGGCTGCTCTGGGTTGCTAACGGTCACATCGCTTACGACGGCGAGCCCACAGCAGGAATAGAGAAGTACCGTCAACGGACGGCCGCCGAGGCAAACGCGCCGCGCAAAGGGCCGGTGAGCTAGATGCGCGGCCACAATTTTTTGATCGGTCAGTATCTCCCCCGGAATTCCTGGTTGCATCGCACACCGTATTTGCTCAAACTTCTCGCTATGGCTGCGATCGGCGCCTTCAGTTATTTGCTACC from Renibacterium salmoninarum ATCC 33209 includes:
- a CDS encoding biotin transporter BioY, with protein sequence MSKSAVSGTVTTPQLKTRQRWGGQDLSLIAVFAALLVVSAVVPPIQIGNVLSVPLTLQTLVVTLTGLLLGASRAFAAVGLYTLLGLLGLPIFSGFRGGLAVLVGPGAGYLLSFPFASALVGAIAALILRRGLRQRALWFSVAGLAGMVLNHLLGIIGMAINGKLAFDVAVLTDLRFVPGDILKIVLAVIIALSLHRAFPNLIRRR
- a CDS encoding energy-coupling factor ABC transporter ATP-binding protein: MTIELTGVSVRVPAVESQRGPGGSANEIELLAEISLSLPQQRVSVIGANGSGKSTLLRLFNGLIHPTSGTVSVNGLDTVREGPAVRRRVGFMFTDPLSQLVMPTALEDIELSLRRKHPGKADRRAAAEAWLDRFGLSALGDQSVYSLSGGERQLVALASVLAVEPEILVLDEPTTLLDLANTYRLRQLLAALDLQIVMATHDLELAAEADRLLWVANGHIAYDGEPTAGIEKYRQRTAAEANAPRKGPVS